In a single window of the Balaenoptera acutorostrata chromosome 3, mBalAcu1.1, whole genome shotgun sequence genome:
- the LOC103003117 gene encoding ATP synthase subunit g, mitochondrial-like — MQGALWSLAGLGRSSDGDSRKERPPRDGQSERLATKTWLRHPVQLKGCLQTPATAVTASPLGLGLAARSPRSGPGEALPAAQAALPAPSAPRTTAQFVRNLAEKAPALVDTAMTYLKPRLAILWHYAKVELVPPTSAEIPTAIQSLKKIVSGAQTSSFKQLTVKEALLNGLVATEVWTWFHAGEITGKRGIIGYDF; from the exons ATGCAAG GAGCCCTGTGGAGCTTGGCTGGGCTCGGCCGCAGCAGTGACGGTGACAGCCGCAAAG AGCGCCCTCCTCGGGACGGGCAGAGCGAGCGTCTAGCAACGAAAACCTGGCTGCGTCACCCCGTCCAGCTTAAGGGCTGTCTCCAAACTCCCGCAACCGCGGTCACCGCCTCCCCGCTAGGGCTGGGCCTGGCGGCCCGCTCTCCACGCTCAGGTCCTGGCGAGGCCCTCCCCGCTGCCCAGGCGGCGCTCCCGGCCCCCTCGGCG CCCAGAACCACAGCCCAGTTTGTCCGTAACCTCGCGGAGAAGGCCCCAGCGCTGGTCGACACTGCTATGACTTACTTGAAGCCTCGACTGGCCATACTTTGGCACTATGCCAAGGTTGAGCTGGTCCCTCCAACCTCTGCTGAGATCCCTACAGCTATTCAGAGCTTGAAAAAAATTGTCAGTGGTGCTCAAACCAGTAGCTTCAAACAGCTCACAGTTAAGGAAGCTCTGCTGAATGGTTTGGTGGCCACTGAGGTGTGGACGTGGTTTCATGCCGGCGAGATCACAGGCAAGCGTGGCATCATTGGCTATGATTTTTGA